A genomic stretch from Tribolium castaneum strain GA2 chromosome 6, icTriCast1.1, whole genome shotgun sequence includes:
- the LOC100141720 gene encoding uncharacterized protein LOC100141720 isoform X4 has translation MFVFSVLFSAILLAHFGSPLQCYKCSGSSRNADKADKACVYGYSNVEKMECPYDHVCSTYQYEISIHGLIRSSVTTRGCEPFNNVENCDVLLDNLRSLVYPARVREINCYSCSSDLCNSSSNI, from the exons ATGTTTGTGttcagtgttttattttcgGCGATTTTATTAGCACATTTTG GAAGTCCTTTACAGTGTTACAAGTGCAGCGGATCTTCGAGAAATGCCGATAAGGCCGATAAGGCGTGCGTTTATGGATACTCCAACGTGGAGAAGATGGAGTGTCCGTATGACCATGTGTGTTCTACTTATCAGTACGAAA TATCAATCCATGGCCTGATCCGCTCCAGCGTGACCACCCGGGGCTGCGAGCCCTTCAACAACGTGGAGAACTGCGACGTCCTCCTGGACAACCTCCGCTCCCTGGTGTACCCCGCCCGCGTCCGGGAGATAAACTGCTACTCGTGCTCCTCCGACCTGTGCAACTCCTCGTCAAACATCTGA
- the Kif19A gene encoding kinesin-like protein KIF19, producing MTPETTPSSSGSDNPKRQLKGAEERLMVAVRIRPLKNDEPQRCLFAINKKNIVIEDSDRSDVLRQRRSYDKQYSFDVVFGENSTQEEVYKVTTSSLVQDVLNGYNATVFAYGPTGAGKTHTMVGDSSQPGIMVRALNDIFEAVKEKQDQYSVSMSYLELYNEQIRDLLNPSSGYLELREDSRGRNIQVAGLQEISTTSTDEVMQLLQKGNKARTIEPTAMNKTSSRSHALLSVTVKHSVPLDKKEHLRMRIKQGRLFMIDLAGSERANKTKNRGKRLQEGAHINRSLLALGNCINALSGGARYVNYRDSKLTRLLKEALSGNCRTVMIAHVSPSVTQKDESRNTLIYADRANNISTKAERNVLDVSYHVTQYQTVINELRDEISRLQQKMNEERPRSADVRRMNAEERSNEVKKLREQIVETFKTQMKLRRKLMEIDSHLLGLGMEAERQHLIISHWESRNNKLYKNSVNESRARTQQSIRRRKLVSVDGFRSAGNEQEGEEEGDFEVEGETAIQQAWGELGDIEREQERWSELRSHIEQKLEVCRQRGVALEDKLPSLLSSDDEREILALMCRVHELEADKMALQSERLVRQHELRRRDLLILRYDRQRQLCEEIITRQRQLIEEGKIKLPPDLQELYQFYQQEIHAATYTDLTPSTEKLPPISKIYSDPIFRRGGTGESGSDGSGPSPPSSADSDDIPALPTLNDESIDRVMGQVVSRPGAPMRLPPLPPSPTLRLPRTSTSHMRRAISEDRIGEGI from the exons ATGACTCCGGAGACGACTCCGAGCAGTTCCGGGAGTGACAACCCCAAGAGACAGTTGAAAGGTGCCGAAGAACGGCTGATGGTGGCTGTGCGGATACGACCGTTGAAAAACGACGAACCCCAACGGTGTTTGTTCGCAATCAACAAAAAG AATATTGTGATTGAAGATAGTGACAGGAGCGATGTTTTGAGACAGAGGAGAAGCTATGATAAGCAATATTCGTTTGATGTGGTTTTTGGGGAAAATTCCACTCAAGAAGAGGTGTATAAGGTCACGACAAGTAGTCTCGTCCAAGACGTGCTCAACGG ctaCAACGCCACCGTTTTCGCTTATGGGCCCACCGGCGCTGGTAAGACCCACACCATGGTGGGTGACTCATCCCAGCCCGGCATCATGGTGCGTGCCTTGAACGACATCTTCGAAGCAGTCAAAGAAAAACAGGATCAATATTCG GTCTCGATGTCGTACTTGGAGCTCTATAACGAGCAGATCCGCGACCTTCTCAACCCTTCTTCCGGGTACCTCGAGCTCCGGGAGGACTCCAGAGGGCGCAACATACAAGTGGCCGGCCTTCAGGAAATTTCAACGACATCTACCGACGAG GTAATGCAATTGTTGCAAAAAGGCAACAAAGCTCGAACTATCGAACCCACAGCTATGAACAAAACCTCGTCACGTAGTCACGCCCTTTTGAGCGTTACAGTCAAACACTCGGTGCCTCTAGACAAGAAAGAACATCTCCGAATGAGAATCAAACAAGGGCGCCTTTTCATGATCGATCTAGCCGGCTCTGAGCGAGCCAACAAGACAAAAAACCGCGGGAAACGCCTCCAAGAGGGCGCCCACATCAACCGCTCACTCCTCGCACTTGGAAATTGCATCAACGCGTTGAGTGGTGGGGCGAGATATGTGAATTACCGGGACTCCAAGCTTACTAGATTACTAAAAGAGGCCTTAAGTGGGAATTGTCGGACGGTTATGATCGCACACGTGTCACCAAGTGTCACTCAAAAAGACGAGTCCAGAAACACCCTAATTTATGCCGATAGAGCTAACAATATATCAACGAAAGCTGAACGAAATGTATTGGATGTTTCGTATCACGTGACGCAATACCAGACGGTTATTAACGAATTGAGAGACGAGATCTCCCGATTGCAACAGAAGATGAACGAGGAGAGGCCGAGGTCGGCCGATGTCAGACGAATGAATGCCGAGGAGCGAAGCAACGAGGTGAAGAAGTTGAGGGAGCAGATTGTCGAAACTTTCAAGACTCAGATGAAGTTGAGGAGGAAGTTGATGGAGATTGACTCGCATTTGTTGGGGTTGGGGATGGAGGCGGAGCGACAACACTTGATTATCTCCCATTGGGAGTCGAGGAATAacaaattgtacaaaaatagTGTTAATGAATCAAGGGCGAGAACGCAGCAGAGTATCCGGCGCCGGAAGTTGGTCAGTGTTGACGGCTTCCGGTCGGCCGGAAATGAACAAGAAGGGGAGGAGGAGGGGGATTTTGAGGTGGAAGGGGAAACGGCAATCCAGCAGGCGTGGGGGGAGCTTGGTGATATAGAAAGGGAGCAAGAGAGGTGGTCGGAACTCCGCAGTCACATCGAACAGAAGTTGGAGGTTTGCCGACAACGAGGAGTTGCTTTGGAGGAT AAACTTCCTTCATTATTGTCATCCGATGACGAGCGCGAAATCCTAGCCCTCATGTGCCGAGTCCACGAACTAGAAGCCGACAAGATGGCGCTTCAGTCGGAACGACTCGTTCGCCAGCACGAACTTCGCCGAAGAGACCTCCTAATACTGCGCTATGACCGGCAACGCCAACTTTGCGAGGAAATAATCACCAGACAGAGGCAACTGATCGAAG AAGGCAAAATCAAGTTACCACCGGATTTGCAAGAACTGTACCAGTTCTACCAACAGGAGATACACGCGGCGACTTACACCGACCTCACCCCCTCCACGGAGAAACTACCACCAATCAGCAAAAT TTACAGTGACCCCATTTTTCGGAGAGGGGGGACTGGGGAGAGTGGGAGTGACGGGAGCGGGCCTTCCCCGCCCTCGTCGGCCGACTCGGATGATATTCCGGCATTGCCAACCCTAAACGATGAAAGTATCGATAGGGTTATGGGGCAGGTGGTGTCACGGCCAGGGGCACCAATGAGGCTTCCGCCTTTACCTCCAAGTCCGACTTTGAGGCTACCGAGGACTTCGAC GAGCCACATGAGACGCGCCATAAGTGAGGACAGGATAGGTGAAGGGATTTAA
- the LOC100141720 gene encoding uncharacterized protein LOC100141720 isoform X2, whose product MALRVICAILGFFLVNNLDSVTTLQCYSCTASLGSNFRCENLSYSGGSLPYYTCMYGDAVCAKYIIEYGDSLMIHRSCQHRDICAVLASKYNNYYSKLLDCQTCSDHDWCNGANIVKFFPVLGIFLLIINKLIS is encoded by the exons ATGGCGCTGAGAGTGATTTGTGCGATTTTGGGCTTTTTTCTGGTGAATAACCTCGATTCGG TGACGACTTTGCAATGCTACTCGTGCACAGCATCACTAGGGAGCAATTTTAGATGCGAGAACTTGTCCTACAGCGGGGGTAGTTTACCCTACTACACCTGCATGTATGGCGATGCAGTGTGTGCCAAATACATAATCGAAT atgGTGATTCTTTGATGATCCACCGAAGTTGTCAACACCGCGACATTTGTGCCGTTCTAGCCTCGAAATACAACAATTATTACAGCAAATTGCTCGATTGTCAAACTTGTTCGGACCACGACTGGTGCAATGGCGCCaacattgttaaatttttcccCGTTTTAGGAATTTTCTTACtcattattaataaactaattagCTAA
- the LOC100141720 gene encoding uncharacterized protein LOC100141720 isoform X1, which produces MKMKTVLLVFGLFDLGSCIRCYVCTSEASSNQYEYDACLYGDERYLQAVACPEPSVCTAYHYQTLIPGSLNQLSTSRGCQALRYGATCEDIFNDLRRTGSVLPGQHICATCSEDLCNKAMGLSPGLCLMLVVIFLL; this is translated from the exons ATGAAGATGAAGACGGTTTTGCTCGTTTTTGGACTTTTCGATCTGG GCTCCTGCATCCGCTGCTACGTGTGCACTTCGGAGGCCTCCAGCAACCAATACGAATACGACGCGTGTCTCTACGGGGACGAGCGCTACCTCCAGGCCGTTGCGTGCCCCGAGCCCTCCGTATGCACCGCCTACCACTACCAAA CCCTTATTCCGGGGTCTCTCAACCAGCTGAGCACCAGCCGCGGGTGCCAGGCCCTGCGTTATGGGGCCACTTGCGAGGACATCTTCAACGACCTGAGACGGACAGGGTCGGTCTTGCCCGGCCAGCACATTTGCGCCACCTGCAGTGAGGATCTATGCAACAAAGCGATGGGGCTTTCCCCCGGCTTGTGTTTAATGCttgtggtgatttttttactgtag
- the LOC100141720 gene encoding uncharacterized protein LOC100141720 isoform X3 — protein MSLKICILVTLLLAHYGDSLKCYTCETQDLNSPCEDLSRGKDKIKTHDCSEGEVCAVYKTKNPSTGIITVKRSCEPKDICEELYEQNSDFKKLEKCKICKTDLCDSGTTLSISAITFILALMIGAFIN, from the exons ATGTCTCTGAAAATTTGCATCCTAGTGACTTTGCTTCTCGCCCATTACG GGGATTCCCTGAAATGCTACACGTGTGAAACCCAGGATTTAAACTCGCCCTGCGAGGACTTGTCCCGAGGGAaggacaaaatcaaaacgcatGATTGTTCCGAAGGCGAAGTTTGTGCAGTTTACAAAACCAAAA ATCCCTCAACTGGAATCATCACAGTGAAAAGGTCGTGCGAACCGAAAGACATTTGTGAGGAATTGTATGAACAAAATTCCGATTTTAAAAAGTTGGAgaaatgtaaaatttgtaaaacagATCTTTGCGATTCCGGGACGACTTTGTCCATCTCTGCGATAACGTTCATCCTGGCGTTGATGATCGGtgcttttattaattaa